Genomic DNA from Flavobacterium sp. N502540:
TAGCAAACTCATCGAAGCATTTGCCGATCAGCCCGTTACTATAATTGCCGCGACACCGCCCGATATATTTGACAAATGGCCTTCTAATTTTATCGTAAATGGTTTTGTTCCACAATCTACATTGATGCCGCATATGGATATGGTGATCTGTCATGGTGGTTTCAATACCGTAAACGACACCTTTACCAATGGTCTCCCGATGTTGATTACACCAATCGCTTACGATCATTTTCATACCGCAAAGTTGATTGAACAGGCGGGCTGTGGTATCAGCATTCGATACAAACGACTTCGCATAGAAGATCTTAGAAAAACAGTCTTTGAGCTTTTAGAAAACCCTAAATACAGAAATGCCGCCAAAGAAGTGCAAACCGCTTTTCTAACCGCAGGCGGCAATGACAAAGCAGTTGCATTATTAGAAGATTTTGTAAAACAAGAACGTTTGGTATTAGCTTCAGTATAAAATATGAAAAGAAGATTGTTATTTGGAGAGCGTATGCTTTTGGGAGAAGGAAAAGACCCCTTCCATGTTGTTATTCCTTTTCGCCTGCGCGGTGTAATTGAGGAAAAAGAGATTCAGTATGCTTTGGGCAGACTTCAGAAAAAACATCCCTGGTTACGGGCATGTATCCATATTGATAAAAAAAACATCCCATGGTTTGAATTATCTAAGCTACCGAATCCAATTCCTATCCGTATTGTAGATCAAAAAAGAGAAGAGGACTGGCAACAAGAAACTATGCGAGAATTGCAGACACTCTTTGATTATAAAAACAAACCTTTGATCCGCCTGGTGTGGATCAAAGGAAATGATACCTCAGATATGCTGCTGACTTTTCATCACTGTCTGTGCGACGGTGGTGCTGCGATGAATTTGATTCATGAATTTTTAAAAGTATTGGATGATCCTACAGCAGATATAGGCATTGAAAATCCTATTTTAGGCATCCAGGACGTTGTTCCTTCCCTTATTTTAAATAGTAACAGACAAAGATTCAAAGCAAAAATGATTGGTCGACTGGCAACATTCGCCATCAAATGCATTCCCGTCAGCAAAAAAGCGATTGATCGACAGACAGACTATTTCATTCATTGGAAATTAGATCCAGCCACGAGTCAAGAGCTTGTTTCCCATTGTCAATCACTAGCCATCACCGTCAATACTTTTTTAAGTGCTATCGTATTGGACACTTTTAAAAAAGTACGCGGAAACAAAGCCTTTAATAAGGTTTCTTGTCCGGTAGACATCAGACGTTTTGCTCCTCAGGTAAAAAAAGATCACATTTTCGCTTTCGGTCTGATGATCGTCCTGTCATCAGATCCTAAACTCGATTTCTTAGACAATTTACGTGTCATGCAGCAGCATGTAGATCGCAAAACCGCCAAACTTAATCCCTATATCACCATGATGGTTATGGAATCTGCTCATAAGGCGTTGAACAACTTTACAAAACTTCTAAAACGAGGCAAGTCCTCCAACGATTGTATGTTCTCTAACCTGGGACGTATTCAGATACCCCATCAATACCAATCCTTTGCGTTGGAAACTGTTCGCAGTCCATCTGTCATTGGCCCATTGGGTAATACAACAACTATCCTTACCTCTACTTATCAAGGTGTTATCGACTTCTCGTTTATGGGAAGTGAAGGTTATTTGCCTTATCACGAAGCCTTAGCCATTCGTGATGAAATAACTGATTCTATCAAACGCCAATTAAATTATCAAGCAGCCTCATGAACAAACGAAAACTCTTATTAGTGGAACGAATCATGTATGTTGATGCCGCCACCCCTCTAAACTGTGTCTTTACAGCAAAAATCAAAGGTGAAATTCTAAAAGAACAGATCGAAATTGCTTTAACAAAAATCCAACACAAGCATCCACTGCTTCGTGCAGAGGTTGATTTACAGGATAAGCAGCATCCGGTTTATGTCCTCAGGGAAAATATGAAACCTATTCCGCTTCGCATCGTAAAACGTCAAACAGATACCCATTGGTTAGTGGAATCCGAACAGGAATGGTATCGACAGTTTAAAGGCGAAGGCTCCCCTTTGGCTCAATTGGTATGGATCAAAGGACAGCAATTCTCTGAATTGTTATGGGTAGTGCCACATTGTATCTGCGATGGAACCAGCATGGTCACTTTGATGCAGGAATTACTTGCCTTAATCGATAATCCAACGCTTGATCTTGAACCTTATCCATTATTTCAATCGGTCAACAATTTTCTGGCGCCGCAGTTTGATCATCAAAAAAAGCACGCAAAGCAAAGCTTTTTTTATTTTTGGGGAAATTTTTCTTTTTACTGCAACGGAAAAATAAAAAAAGAAATCTCGGAAAAAATTATGCCATTCATTGGAAATTAGACCCGACAAACTCCGCCGTTATAAAACAAAAATGCAAAGACAGTGGTATTTCGGTACACGCTATTCTTTGTACCGCTTTTATGCAGGCTTTTCAGGACCTGCAAGGAAAATCAGCGAAAAAAAAGGTAATCAGTCCTATTGATATCCGCCATTTTATTCCTGAAATCAGAAAAGACCAAATGTTTGCCTTTGCCCCAACGGTGGAACTGTCTTTAAAAAAAGAAAAAAATCAGATACTGGATCAGGCGAAACACATCAAAAAAGATCTTGCTCAAAAAATAGAAAAAATGGACGCCCGGGAACTGCTCTGGATGGGTGAACAGATGCACCCTCTGGTACATCGAATGATTGCGCTGCTAAAATCCAGCCGAGGTGCACACGATCTGACGCTGTCGAATATGGGTAACCTTCAAATCCGGAACGATTACAAAAATTTCATTCTGGAAGATATCTTCAGTCCAACAGTAGCATTTCCCTGGCTAAATTCAAACACTTTAGTTACGACTACCTTTAACGATCAAATGGACTTTACCTTAATGTCCAACGAAGACTTCTTATCGAAACAAGAAGCTTCAAAAATTAAAGATAAGGCCTTGGAAATACTGGCTTTGCCCTTATAAATCACATATGAAAACAGCAGCTCAGACCAAAAAAATATCTCTTAAACGCTTTTTAAGAAAGCGAGCCATTTACTATATCCTTCCCAACGTATGTTTCAATTTTATTATTGCTTATGCCAGTTTCCAGGAATTAGGATATACCCATTTTTTTGCCGGTCCTCAAAGCTTAGCACGCTTAACATTGCCAATGGCTATCTTTTTGCCTGTAATCCTGACAATGGATATCATCAATCGGGTTATTGTCGCCTCCAAACAAGAATTAATCGAAGTGGCAATAGATCATAAGCTGAATAAAAACAAGTTTATAACAAAATTATGCCTCTTGCACGGCATCACAACCGGTTTACTGGTATTAACAATATTGCTTCTTGCACAGCAGAGCTTAACGGTTAACCATAAATTAGATCCTACCCTTATGGCTCTTCTGGATGCTGTTCTTGCGGGCCTGCTTTCGATATTGTTTACTTATCTTCCCATCTACAGGTTAAAAAAACATTTTCACCAACCTCTGTCAAAGGTGCAGATAGAAACTGCTAACCATTAACAAGGTAGCATTATTCAACTAGTATCAATCAATACTCAAAAGCTGTAATTAGGCTTTTAATTCCCTATATTAGCATTTGTTTAACTGCATAAATATAATTAAAAATGAATTTAGGGATTTTCAAGGATTTTTGGGACGGGCAGCCAAACCATTTGCCTTTTCTAAGTTTAGTAGAACAAACCAGTGACGAATCTCAAAGTTTCAACTTAAAATTAAGTTTTTCGAAATTAGAAGCCATACTCGAAACAAACTCTGAACAGAAAATTAGTGAAGGTATTAGATTATTATTAGAGCAGGAAAATTGGAGAGCTCACCTAGTAGCATCGGTTTCATTATTATTGATTAGTCAGGCAAAAAGAGACCGTTTAATTAATTTATACTGGGAAAGGCTTTCTCGTGGTTCTTGGGTTTCTCCCCAAATACTAACCTCTCTATCAAGATGCGATACCTCTTTTAATACCAAAGGAGAAAAAATACTTACCGAAGGATTTACCATTAACTATTCATCACTGTCATCGATAGATCATCATGTATTGCGTGGAGGAGTTCCAACAACTGTCTCTGAAAAAAAAATTATAGCAGCTGTAAATTATTTATTAAATAACATTATTAATGATAATTATGATAATGATTCTGGCGGCTCAATAGCCAAAAACTGGAAAGAAAAATTAACTGAATTGATAAAAGAGAACAGAGTGAAACTTGCTTACTTTTAAAGTTAAACTTTTATATAGATTTCATCTATCCTCCAGTTTACTCCCACTCTGTTCTTTTTCTTTTTTTCATCCGAATTTCTAAAGATAATAAGTAATTATAGAAATCTCAAGACCACTCCTTTTAAATTAACACAAACTCCAGTCTTTATCTAAAAATTCATCCTCTCCCGGCTCCTCCGTTTTATAGGCAATCGCTTCCGGAATGGATGTTTTTGGAATGTTCACGTGTATGATTGTATTTTCCTTAATAGTATCAAGCTGCTGTAAAACGTCTTCGAGTTCATCGAGAGTGTTCACTTCAAAACCTTTCCCTCCAAATACATCAACGAGTTTAGCATATTTCCAACGATGCATTTCATTGTAATCATAAACACTGTTTAAATCAGGGATATCATAATCTACCTGATCAGCACCACGGAAAGGATTTGGATTCACCAGCATTTGTTCGATACCATAAATACCATTATCCAATACAAAAACAATAGTATCATGTTTCAGTTTGTTCTGTGTTGATATGGCCTGGCAGGTTTCCTGAAAAGCACCATCGCCAACAAATACCACCGGTCTTTTATCGGGTCTGGCACATTTTATTCCGGTTGCAGCAGGTACCGAATAACCGATAGAAAGCCACGATGCCTGCGCCACAAATCCATTAGGTTCTGCAATACGGATACCCTGAGCTCCCAATAAAGGAAAGCCGGCATCTGCAACTACTATATGGCTGCCGTTTATAAAACTATTGATCCGTTTGAAAAAAGTATCATAGGTCAAAAGTGGTTTTTCATTTTTTGCTATGCTGTCATCAGCAACAAAAAATGATTTCGGCAGCTTTTTTTCCGTGTCATACATTTCATAGGCACTAAAGCTAACTTTAGTGAGTTCTTCTTTCAGGAAAATAATAAAATCCTTTAGCGATACATTAGCCACATAAGAAGCACCTATTCTTACACCACTGTGGTTCGCGAGTACCGTGTCTTCTTTCCAGACATCAAAACCACCCAGATTTTTACCCGTGGTCCATACACCGAGACCAATTTTCACCTGAGCCTTTTCAAATTGTTCCTTAACATCTTTTGGTGATGCTTTGCCATTAAAAACACCCCTAAATTTACGATGATTTTCAGAAACGATCGATTTTCCGAGTATGGAAGTTACAAATTCCGTATCGGTAGTTTCAATCAGATCCAAAAATTCTTTTTGAATGCCGTAGCGCTGGATTTCAATTCCGCCCCAGAAAATAATCTCTTTTCCACGGGCCATTGCGGCAACCCTTTGAGCTGCCTTGCGTGCACTTGTCTGGCATTTTGATGTTCCTTTTTCTACCAATGGAGTAACAGGTGCATTACATTCCATTCGCCATGCATCTTCAAAAACCTCAAGATAAACCGGTCTTCCATATAAAAGACAGGCATTCAGTACTGCATCAATCTTATAAGGAGCGTCAGATGAACCCGTAATCTGTTCGGCTGCGACAGTAACATTACGGAACACATTGATATTGCTGTACATATCACCGGTCATGTGTGAAGCCAGCATTCCCTGAACAAGGCTTCGCTGTTGATCTTTATTGGTTGGAGCTCCATTGATAACCAAAACAGGGCAATGTTCTACATAAGAACCTGCAACCGAATTCAACAATGTAAATGCTCCCACACCATAGGTTACCGCTACTGCTGCAAAACCATTTTGTCGTGCATAAGCATCCGTACAATGTCCGGCATTTATTTCGTTTGTATCGTTAACGATTTTAATTTTTGCATTTTTGTCTTCAAGGATCGTATTTAAAAACGGAGCTGTATAATTGCCTGCAATACCAAATAAGTGGGTAAGCCCTAATTCTTCCAGGCGTATCTGCAGGTATTTTGCTACTGATATTTTTTGCTCTGCCATCTTAAATCGGGTTATTAAGATTACCTATATTTTCGTTGACTTCCAGTGCGGTACGAATTCCCGATTCGATAGCGCCTTCAATCCAGGCATGTTTCAGAGAAGTATGCTCTCCTGCAAAATGCGCTTTTCCTTTCCATTCTGTAGAAATAATATGGCGCTGTAATAACTGTAACTGACCCGGGTTGAAGATTGCTGCTTCGCCAAAAGCATAAGGGTCGCGCATCCAGCTTTGTGTTGCAGCACCCACTAGTTTTCCGGTTTTTCCTTTACGGTCTTTGATACTTGAACTGATTACAGCAAGGTCGATAATACGCTGTTGTTCCTTCTCATCATCGCTGTGCATGATGGCCAGATTTTTAAGTGCATAGAAATATCGGTCATCATCATCCATAGAATCCCAGCGGCTTGCTTCGTCTGACCAGCAATAGGAAGCCAAAACAACACCATGTCCGTTACTTCCCAAATCATTACTCGGATAATACGTAAAACGGTTAGAGAAATCCGTAATGGTGCCACCGCCAACGATATTATACGGAGCTTCCTGCCACCATTTTTCACGAAATTCAAGCAATATTTTAGTAGCAGAATCATAATGCAGTTCCCGGATTGCTTTTCGTTTTTGCTGCTTGAATTGTGGTGTTACATAAACGTGCCTTAGTGCCGAAAATGGTATGCTGACAATTACTTCATCAAATTCCATATCGCCAACAGGTGTTTTTAATGCTTTGAATCCTGCATCTTCATAAAACTGAGGGTCACGCTGTACCTCTATATCTACTTCTATTTTTACCTTGTCATTGACCAGCATCATTTTAGTCATCCTACAATCGAAATAGGTATTTTCTTCTAGTTTATGGGCTTTAAAAAAGGCATTAGGCAGCTTGTCACATCCCCCTACAATTTCCATAAATCGCGTAGAGTCCTTAATAATATTCTGTTCAATAAAACTCTGGATGAAATCGTAAGCCATTCTGGATTCCAGATTTTGGAGCACACCAATCATTTCAATAGCATTTTCTGAATACATGGAATGTTCTTTCAGGAAACGACGCATTGAATACTCTCCGTAACGCTCGATCAGCACTGGCCAGTTTTTTTCCGGATCTTCAGCAATAAAAGCTTTAAGGGGATTTATAAGATTGGCCATTAACTGGTCTGCACGCATGTTTTCGTTGCTGCCTAAATGAAAGTCGAGCAAAGCGTTTACATCAACAATTTTACTCGTATCCTTTGGGATATATTCATTCTGGACCACACGTTTGCGGTTGATGTAGAAAAGAGAGTTTCTTGTAACTTCCGGTTTTGGTTTAGCAGGATCCGCCTGATATGCAATTGCCTGAGCTTTATCAACCGACAAATAATAAAAAGGCTCTGTTTTGAGTCCTAATTTATCGATGTATTTGAGTACCATCTGATGTATGGTCGGGATACGCATTGCTCCAGCTTCGCCATAAACAGTGTCATCTTCAAAATATTTTTTATCATCCGAATTTCGGAAAGTCTTAATTCGGCCGCCAACACGGGTATTAGATTCCACTATTGTAACCTTATGGCCTGCCTCCTTCAACATAGCCGCTGCTACCATTCCGGCCATTCCGGC
This window encodes:
- a CDS encoding condensation domain-containing protein, with translation MNKRKLLLVERIMYVDAATPLNCVFTAKIKGEILKEQIEIALTKIQHKHPLLRAEVDLQDKQHPVYVLRENMKPIPLRIVKRQTDTHWLVESEQEWYRQFKGEGSPLAQLVWIKGQQFSELLWVVPHCICDGTSMVTLMQELLALIDNPTLDLEPYPLFQSVNNFLAPQFDHQKKHAKQSFFYFWGNFSFYCNGKIKKEISEKIMPFIGN
- a CDS encoding flavin monoamine oxidase family protein, which translates into the protein MENYLHGLLDEENDPIIQQYLKYIDEGIPRTDKPKDVLIIGAGMAGMVAAAMLKEAGHKVTIVESNTRVGGRIKTFRNSDDKKYFEDDTVYGEAGAMRIPTIHQMVLKYIDKLGLKTEPFYYLSVDKAQAIAYQADPAKPKPEVTRNSLFYINRKRVVQNEYIPKDTSKIVDVNALLDFHLGSNENMRADQLMANLINPLKAFIAEDPEKNWPVLIERYGEYSMRRFLKEHSMYSENAIEMIGVLQNLESRMAYDFIQSFIEQNIIKDSTRFMEIVGGCDKLPNAFFKAHKLEENTYFDCRMTKMMLVNDKVKIEVDIEVQRDPQFYEDAGFKALKTPVGDMEFDEVIVSIPFSALRHVYVTPQFKQQKRKAIRELHYDSATKILLEFREKWWQEAPYNIVGGGTITDFSNRFTYYPSNDLGSNGHGVVLASYCWSDEASRWDSMDDDDRYFYALKNLAIMHSDDEKEQQRIIDLAVISSSIKDRKGKTGKLVGAATQSWMRDPYAFGEAAIFNPGQLQLLQRHIISTEWKGKAHFAGEHTSLKHAWIEGAIESGIRTALEVNENIGNLNNPI
- a CDS encoding condensation domain-containing protein, producing MKRRLLFGERMLLGEGKDPFHVVIPFRLRGVIEEKEIQYALGRLQKKHPWLRACIHIDKKNIPWFELSKLPNPIPIRIVDQKREEDWQQETMRELQTLFDYKNKPLIRLVWIKGNDTSDMLLTFHHCLCDGGAAMNLIHEFLKVLDDPTADIGIENPILGIQDVVPSLILNSNRQRFKAKMIGRLATFAIKCIPVSKKAIDRQTDYFIHWKLDPATSQELVSHCQSLAITVNTFLSAIVLDTFKKVRGNKAFNKVSCPVDIRRFAPQVKKDHIFAFGLMIVLSSDPKLDFLDNLRVMQQHVDRKTAKLNPYITMMVMESAHKALNNFTKLLKRGKSSNDCMFSNLGRIQIPHQYQSFALETVRSPSVIGPLGNTTTILTSTYQGVIDFSFMGSEGYLPYHEALAIRDEITDSIKRQLNYQAAS
- a CDS encoding alpha-keto acid decarboxylase family protein: MAEQKISVAKYLQIRLEELGLTHLFGIAGNYTAPFLNTILEDKNAKIKIVNDTNEINAGHCTDAYARQNGFAAVAVTYGVGAFTLLNSVAGSYVEHCPVLVINGAPTNKDQQRSLVQGMLASHMTGDMYSNINVFRNVTVAAEQITGSSDAPYKIDAVLNACLLYGRPVYLEVFEDAWRMECNAPVTPLVEKGTSKCQTSARKAAQRVAAMARGKEIIFWGGIEIQRYGIQKEFLDLIETTDTEFVTSILGKSIVSENHRKFRGVFNGKASPKDVKEQFEKAQVKIGLGVWTTGKNLGGFDVWKEDTVLANHSGVRIGASYVANVSLKDFIIFLKEELTKVSFSAYEMYDTEKKLPKSFFVADDSIAKNEKPLLTYDTFFKRINSFINGSHIVVADAGFPLLGAQGIRIAEPNGFVAQASWLSIGYSVPAATGIKCARPDKRPVVFVGDGAFQETCQAISTQNKLKHDTIVFVLDNGIYGIEQMLVNPNPFRGADQVDYDIPDLNSVYDYNEMHRWKYAKLVDVFGGKGFEVNTLDELEDVLQQLDTIKENTIIHVNIPKTSIPEAIAYKTEEPGEDEFLDKDWSLC